TGTACATGGGCGGCAAGGGGAAACCGAAGCCGGCGACCCCGGTCCTGGCCAGCCCGCTGGACCTCAGCGAGCACGTCCCCGAGCAGGCATACATCGGCTTCACGGCTTCCACGGGCACCACCTTCGAGCTCAACTGCATCCTGGAATGGAGCATGTCAATCGAGACCTTccccaagaaggagaagaaggagtggATAATCCTCGTCGCCGTCTTCGCGTCCGTCGCCGTGATCGCCACCGCCATTGCCGCCTTCTTCCTGGCCAGAATGTCGCGGGCGAGGCGCAAGATACAGAGGAGCCAGACGCGGCTGGGGCACACGCTGAGCCACCTCCCGGGGATGCCGAGGGAGTTCTCGTACGAGATGCTGAGGAAGGCGACCAAGAACTTCGACGAGCGGCTGCGGCTGGGGAAAGGAGGGTACGGCGTCGTGTACAAGGGGACGCTCCCTGCCGAGCACGGCCAGACGGAGCCGTCGGAGGTCGCCGTGAAGAAGTTCATCCGGGATGATGCCAGGTGCGTCGAGGACTTCGTCAAGGAGGTGGACATCATCAACCGCCTTCGCCACAAGAACATCGTGCCCCTCATTGGTATGTGCATGAATCCCTCACTTAATCACATGATCATTGTTTATCAGCCGAGACTTGACTAGGAAAATGATGGTTTAGTCCTAATCAACCGTTCTCTAGTTAGTTTTGCTGCTTCCGTTTGTATTTTAAGGCATTGACAAGTCCAAGTGATGGAGTAGATGCCAGTACTCTATTCAGATCACAACGCGTTTATGCAATCGTTAACGGGCTACCAAACGTAGCATTGTCACTTGCTACACGAAACGTGAATGATCAAATGTAGTTATATCTATAGTCTCTTTGAATTTTCTACTATCTGAGGACCAAGGTGCAACAAAAATAGATTATTGGTTAGGTGATGGTTCTGAACGTCTAGTTGCGTTTTTGGTGCAGGTTGGTGTTACAAGAAAGGGCAGCTGCTGCTGGTGTACGAGTACATGCCCAACGGCAGCCTCGACCAGCACCTCTTCCGGCGCGGCGGCGCCCAGGAGCAGCGGGCGGCGCCGCTCAGCTGGGCGAGCCGCTACGGCATCGTCGCCGACGTTGCCTCTGGCCTGCACTACGTGCACCACGAGTATGGCCGCACGGTGCTCCACCGCGACATCAAGGCCAGCAACGTCATGCTGGACGCGTCCTTCTCGGCGCGCCTCGGGGACTTCGGCCTCGCCCGCGTCATCGACTTCGACCGGAGCTCCTTCACCGACATCGGCGTCGCCGGCACGCGCGGTTACATCGCGCCGGAGTACTCCGTGGGGCACAAGGCCACGAGCCAGACGGACGTGTTCGCCTTCGGCGCGCTCGTGCTGGAGGTCGTCACGGGCCGCACCGCGCTGCGCGACGACGCGACCTGCCCGCTGCTGGTTGACTTCGTGTGGCGGATGCACGGCCGCGGCGCGCTGGTCGGGGCCGTGGACCAGGATCTCGGCACGGCAGGGTACGACTCCGACGAGGCCAACAGGCTGCTGCTCCTCGGACTCGCGTGCAGCAGCCCCAACCCCGGGGACAGGCCCACCATGCCGGAGGTGCTGCAGATCGTGTCCAAGaaggcgccgccgccggaggtgcCGCTGTTCAAGCCGACCTTCGTGTGGCCGCCGGAAGGGGGAGCGGCGCACTTCAGCCTGAGCGACATCGAGATGACGACGAGCAGCGGGGGCAGCTACGTCGGCACAGGCACTGGTTCGTCGACGCGCGCGACGCAGGAGACATCCTACGACAGCTTCCGGCAGCCGCCCTCGGCACCAAACAACAGCCAGGAGTACTTCCCCGCTCTGTCCTCCGGCCGGTGACGAAGTTA
The window above is part of the Triticum aestivum cultivar Chinese Spring unplaced genomic scaffold, IWGSC CS RefSeq v2.1 scaffold83134, whole genome shotgun sequence genome. Proteins encoded here:
- the LOC123176243 gene encoding probable L-type lectin-domain containing receptor kinase S.5 — encoded protein: MARHDSLRRFGASCLVAVLFLWLCAAFVCSAREQRPLRELEERVVVRSYGPYASFDRSDSATLQVLKDAIINGGALQLTPDTRNSDAYLVNKSGSVLLKQPFTIWHTLPDDETEVPGGGNGGTGTGRAPRPQPPRVRVVSFNSTFSMNVFYDKAVPGEGLAFVIAPSLDKPPPGSHGGFLGLTNATLQAAGPSKNRFVAIEFDTFNQSHDPSANHVGLDIGSVVSNATANLADFNITIATNAQTSANYTVWIEYDGVGRRVTVYMGGKGKPKPATPVLASPLDLSEHVPEQAYIGFTASTGTTFELNCILEWSMSIETFPKKEKKEWIILVAVFASVAVIATAIAAFFLARMSRARRKIQRSQTRLGHTLSHLPGMPREFSYEMLRKATKNFDERLRLGKGGYGVVYKGTLPAEHGQTEPSEVAVKKFIRDDARCVEDFVKEVDIINRLRHKNIVPLIGWCYKKGQLLLVYEYMPNGSLDQHLFRRGGAQEQRAAPLSWASRYGIVADVASGLHYVHHEYGRTVLHRDIKASNVMLDASFSARLGDFGLARVIDFDRSSFTDIGVAGTRGYIAPEYSVGHKATSQTDVFAFGALVLEVVTGRTALRDDATCPLLVDFVWRMHGRGALVGAVDQDLGTAGYDSDEANRLLLLGLACSSPNPGDRPTMPEVLQIVSKKAPPPEVPLFKPTFVWPPEGGAAHFSLSDIEMTTSSGGSYVGTGTGSSTRATQETSYDSFRQPPSAPNNSQEYFPALSSGR